Proteins encoded together in one Camelina sativa cultivar DH55 chromosome 9, Cs, whole genome shotgun sequence window:
- the LOC104716052 gene encoding pentatricopeptide repeat-containing protein At1g62930, chloroplastic-like: protein MVKSRPRPSTVDFNKLLTAIAKMKKFDVVISLGEKMQKLGISHDLYSYNIFINCFCRRSQLPLALAILGKMMKLGYEPSIVTLSSLVNGFCHGKRISDAVALVDQMVAMGYQPNTVTFTTLIHGLFLHNKASEAVALVDRMVVKGCQPNLVTYGVVVNGLCKRGDIDLALTLLRKMEQGKIEACVVVYSTVIDGLCKYRHVDDALNLFNEMQKKGIRPDVVTYSSLISCLCNYGRWSDASQLLSDMIEKKINLNVFTFNALIDSFVKEGKLLEAEKLYEEMIKRSIYPNIYTFNSLINGFCMNDRLNEAKQMFSLMVSKDCLPNVVTYNTLINGFCKCKRVEEGMDIFREMSQRGLLGDTITYNTLIQGLFQAGDCGKAQIVFKQMNNDGVAPSIMTYNILLDGLCNHRKLEKALVVFEYMQKSKLELNIVTYNIMIEGMCKAGNVEDGWDLFCSLSLKGLKPDVVTYNTMISGFCRKGLKEEAVALFNKMKEDGPLPNSGAYNTLIRARLRDGDKAASAELIREMRSCGFVGDASTFGLITDMLFDGRLDKSFLEMLS from the coding sequence ATGGTCAAGTCTCGTCCACGCCCTTCCACTGTTGATTTTAACAAATTGTTGACTGCAATTGCTAAGATGAAGAAGTTTGATGTTGTCATCTCCTTGGGGGAGAAGATGCAGAAACTGGGAATTTCACATGATCTctattcatataatatttttattaactgtTTCTGCCGCCGCTCTCAACTCCCTCTTGCTTTAGCTATTCTGGGAAAGATGATGAAACTCGGCTATGAGCCTAGCATTGTCACGCTTTCTTCTCTTGTCAATGGTTTCTGTCATGGTAAACGGATTTCTGATGCCGTAGCTTTGGTTGATCAGATGGTGGCAATGGGATATCAACCTAATACCGTTACATTTACAACTCTGATTCATGGGCTTTTTCTCCACAACAAAGCTTCTGAAGCCGTGGCTTTAGTTGATCGAATGGTTGTAAAAGGTTGTCAACCAAATCTGGTTACTTACGGTGTGGTAGTAAATGGATTATGTAAGAGAGGTGACATTGATTTGGCTTTAACTCTGCTCAGGAAGATGGAACAAGGAAAAATAGAGGCTTGTGTTGTAGTTTACAGCACAGTCATTGATGGTCTCTGCAAATACAGGCATGTGGATGATGCTCTAAACCTGTTCAACGAAATGCAGAAGAAAGGAATTAGACCGGATGTTGTTACCTACAGCTCCCTCATTAGTTGTCTTTGTAATTACGGACGATGGAGTGATGCCTCTCAACTCCTGAGTGATATgattgaaaagaaaatcaaCCTCAATGTGTTTACGTTCAATGCATTGATCGATTCGTTTGTGAAAGAGgggaagcttctagaagctgAGAAATTGTACGAGGAGATGATCAAAAGGTCTATATATCCTAATATTTACACGTTCAATTCATTGATCAACGGGTTTTGCATGAACGATCGTCTAAACGAGGCTAAGCAGATGTTTTCTTTGATGGTTAGCAAGGATTGCCTCCCAAACGTAGTGACATATAATACTCTTATAAATGGATTTTGCAAGTGTAAGAGAGTGGAAGAAGGTATGGACATCTTCCGCGAGATGTCCCAAAGAGGATTGCTTGGCGACACAATCACTTACAACACTCTTATCCAAGGGTTATTTCAAGCTGGAGACTGTGGAAAGGCCCAAATTGTATTCAAACAGATGAATAATGATGGTGTGGCTCCCAGTATCATGACATACAACATTTTGTTAGATGGACTTTGTAATCATAGGAAGCTAGAGAAAGCATTGGTGGTATTCGAGTATATGCAAAAGAGTAAACTGGAACTTAATATCGTCacatataatattatgattgaAGGGATGTGCAAGGCTGGCAATGTGGAAGATGGGTGGGATCTATTTTGTAGCCTCAGCCTTAAAGGACTGAAGCCTGATGTTGTAACCTACAATACAATGATCTCAGGATTTTGTAGGAAAGGTTTAAAGGAGGAAGCAGTTGCCTTGttcaataaaatgaaagaagacGGACCTCTTCCAAATAGCGGTGCATATAATACGCTGATCAGGGCACGTCTTAGAGATGGTGACAAAGCAGCATCAGCTGAACTCATCAGAGAAATGAGGAGTTGCGGGTTTGTTGGAGATGCTTCAACTTTTGGCTTGATCACAGATATGTTGTTTGATGGGAGATTGGACAAAAGCTTCTTGGAAATGCTATCTTAA
- the LOC104714603 gene encoding pentatricopeptide repeat-containing protein At1g63130, mitochondrial-like, with the protein MVKSRPLPSTVDFNRLLSAIAKMKKYDVVISLGEKMQKLGISHDLFTYSILINCFCRRSQISLALALLGKMMKLGYEPDVVTLSSLLNGYCHGMRISEAVALVDQMVEMGYQPNTANVVIYNTVIDGLCKYKQVDDAIDLFNEMETKGIRANVVTYNSLISCLCNYGRWTDASQLLRDMIDRKINPDVVTFSALIDAFVKEGKLTEAGKLYKEMIQRSMDPNIFIYNSLINGFCMHDRLEEAKQMISLMVSKDCLPDVVTYSTLIKGFCKCKRVQEGMEVFREMSQRGLVGNTVTYTTLIQGFFQADDCEKAQMVFKQMNNDGVPPNLMTYNILLVGLCNHRKLEKALVVFQYMQKSQLELDIYTYNIMIEGMCKAGKVEDGWDLFCSLSLKGVKPDVVTYTTMISGFCRKGLKEEAGALFNKMKEDGPLPNSGAYNTLIRAHFRDGDKASSAELIREMRRCGFVGDASTFGLVTDMLFDGRLDKSFLEMLS; encoded by the exons ATGGTCAAGTCTCGTCCTTTGCCTTCTACTGTTGATTTCAATAGATTGTTGAGTGCCATTGCAAAGATGAAGAAGTACGATGTTGTCATCTCCTTGGGAGAGAAGATGCAGAAGCTGGGAATTTCACATGATCTCTTTACTTACAGCATTTTGATTAACTGTTTTTGTCGAcgctctcaaatctctcttgcTTTAGCTCTTCTggggaagatgatgaaactcggCTATGAGCCTGATGTTGTCACGCTTTCTTCGCTTCTCAATGGTTACTGCCACGGTATGAGGATTTCAGAGGCAGTTGCTTTGGTTGATCAGATGGTGGAAATGGGATATCAACCTAATACC GCGAATGTAGTCATCTACAACACAGTCATTGATGGTCTTTGCAAATACAAACAAGTGGACGATGCTATTGACCTATTCAACGAAATGGAGACCAAAGGAATTAGAGCCAATGTTGTTACCTACAACTCCCTCATAAGCTGCCTTTGTAATTACGGAAGATGGACTGATGCCTCTCAACTACTTAGAGATATGATTGACAGGAAAATCAACCCTGATGTAGTCACTTTCAGCGCATTGATCGATGCATTTGTGAAGGAGGGGAAGCTTACAGAGGCTGGAAAATTGTACAAGGAAATGATTCAAAGGTCTATGGATcctaatatattcatttacaattcATTGATCAATGGGTTTTGTATGCATGATCGTCTAGAGGAGGCTAAGCAGATGATTTCTTTGATGGTTAGCAAAGATTGTCTACCAGACGTAGTGACATACAGTACCCTTATAAAGGGATTTTGCAAGTGTAAAAGGGTACAAGAGGGTATGGAAGTCTTCCGTGAGATGTCTCAGAGAGGGTTGGTTGGCAACACAGTCACTTACACCACTCTTATCCAAGGATTTTTTCAAGCTGATGATTGTGAAAAGGCCCAAATGGTATTCAAACAGATGAATAATGATGGTGTGCCTCCCAATCTCATGACATACAACATTTTGTTAGTTGGACTTTGTAATCATAGGAAGCTAGAGAAAGCATTGGTGGTATTCCAGTATATGCAAAAGAGTCAATTGGaacttgatatatatacatataatattatgattgaAGGGATGTGCAAGGCTGGTAAGGTGGAAGATGGGTGGGATCTATTTTGTAGCCTCAGCCTTAAAGGAGTGAAGCCTGATGTTGTAACCTATACTACAATGATCTCAGGATTTTGTAGGAAAGGTTTAAAGGAGGAAGCAGGTGCCTTGttcaataaaatgaaagaagacGGACCTCTTCCAAATAGTGGTGCATATAATACGCTGATCAGGGCACATTTTAGAGATGGTGACAAAGCATCATCAGCGGAACTCATCAGAGAAATGAGGCGTTGCGGGTTTGTTGGAGATGCTTCAACTTTTGGCTTGGTCACAGATATGTTGTTTGATGGGAGATTGGACAAAAGCTTCTTGGAAATGCTTTCTTAA
- the LOC104714606 gene encoding pentatricopeptide repeat-containing protein At1g63130, mitochondrial-like: MVKSRPFPPIIEFNKLLSAIAKMKKFDVVISMGEQMQKLGISHSLYTYNIFINCFCRRSQISLALALLGKMMKLGYEPSVVTLSSLVNGFCHGNRISDAVALVDQMVEMGYEPNTVTFTTLIHGLFLHNKASEAVALVDRMVAKGCQPDLVTYGVVVNGLCKRGDIDLALHLLKKMEGGKVEPGVVIYTTIIDSLCRYRHVNDALNLFNEMEKKGIRPDVVTYSSLVRCLCHYGRWNDASQLLRDMIERKVNPDVITFSALIDAFVKEGKLTEAEKLYEEMIKRSIDPSIFTFNSLINGFCMHDRLNEAKHMFSLMVSKDCLPNIVTYNTLINGFCKCKRVYDAMEVFREMSQRGLVGNTVTYTTLIQGFFQADDCDNAQMVFKQMISDGVSPNIMTYNILLDGLCNHGKLEKALVIFEYMQKSELELDIVTFNIMIEGMCKAGNVEEGLNLFCSLSRVKPNVVTYNTMISGFCRKGLKEEASALFNKMKEDEPLPDSGTYNMLIRAHLRDGDKAASAELIREMRSCGFVGDASTFGLVTDMLFDGRLNKSFLEMLS; the protein is encoded by the coding sequence ATGGTCAAGTCTCGTCCTTTTCCTCCAATCATTGAGTTTAACAAATTGTTGAGTGCCATTGCTAAGATGAAAAAGTTCGATGTTGTCATCTCTATGGGAGAGCAGATGCAGAAGCTGGGGATTTCACACAGTCTTTATacatacaatatttttattaattgtttctGCCGCcgctctcaaatctctcttgcTTTAGCTCTTCTGGGAAAGATGATGAAACTCGGCTATGAGCCTAGCGTTGTCACGCTTTCTTCTCTTGTCAATGGTTTCTGTCACGGGAATAGGATTTCAGATGCCGTAGCTTTGGTTGATCAGATGGTGGAAATGGGATATGAACCCAATACGGTGACATTTACAACTCTGATTCATGGGCTTTTTCTCCACAACAAAGCTTCTGAAGCTGTGGCTTTAGTTGACCGAATGGTTGCGAAAGGCTGTCAACCGGACCTAGTGACATACGGTGTGGTAGTCAATGGATTATGTAAGAGAGGTGACATTGATTTGGCTTTACATCTTCTCAAGAAGATGGAGGGAGGAAAAGTAGAGCCTGGTGTTGTAATCTACACCACAATCATTGATAGTCTTTGCAGATATAGACACGTGAATGATGCGCTCAACCTTTTCAAcgaaatggagaagaaaggaaTTAGACCGGATGTTGTGACCTACAGCTCCCTCGTACGTTGCCTTTGTCATTACGGAAGATGGAATGATGCGTCTCAACTACTTAGAGATATGATTGAGAGGAAAGTCAACCCTGATGTAATCACTTTCAGCGCATTGATCGATGCGTTTGTGAAGGAGGGGAAGCTTACAGAGGCTGAGAAATTGTACGAGGAGATGATCAAAAGGTCTATCGATCCTAGTATTTTCACGTTCAATTCATTGATCAACGGGTTTTGCATGCACGATCGTCTTAACGAGGCTAAGCATATGTTTTCTTTGATGGTTAGCAAGGATTGCCTCCCAAACATAGTGACATATAATACTCTTATAAATGGATTTTGCAAGTGTAAAAGGGTATATGATGCTATGGAAGTCTTCCGTGAGATGTCTCAGAGAGGGTTGGTTGGCAACACAGTCACTTACACCACTCTTATCCAAGGATTTTTCCAAGCTGATGATTGTGATAATGCCCAAATGGTATTCAAACAGATGATTTCTGATGGTGTATCTCCCAATATCATGACATACAACATCTTATTAGATGGGCTTTGTAATCATGGGAAGCTAGAGAAGGCATTGGTGATCTTCGAGTATATGCAAAAGAGTGAACTGGAACTTGATATCGTCACATTTAATATTATGATTGAAGGGATGTGCAAGGCTGGGAATGTGGAAGAAGGGTTGAATCTATTTTGTAGCCTCAGCCGAGTGAAGCCTAATGTTGTAACCTACAATACAATGATCTCAGGATTTTGTAGGAAAGGTTTAAAGGAGGAAGCAAGTGCCTTGttcaataaaatgaaagaagatgaaCCTCTTCCAGACAGTGGTACTTATAATATGCTGATCAGGGCGCATCTTAGAGATGGTGACAAAGCAGCATCAGCGGAACTCATCAGAGAAATGAGGAGTTGCGGGTTTGTTGGAGATGCTTCAACTTTTGGCTTGGTCACAGATATGTTGTTTGATGGGAGATTGAACAAAAGCTTCTTGGAAATGCTTTCTTAA
- the LOC104714602 gene encoding acid beta-fructofuranosidase 3, vacuolar-like isoform X2, whose product MASSEALLLPVTYPQDPLSKSRSDRIPETSRRRPIKVLIAVFSSLILIALYVALTDTHEGSNDETATESRASLAGVSEKDNERFWRVSGRKRETFPWNDTMLSWQHTVFHFQPEKHWMNGPLFYKGWYHFFYQHNPYGTVWGNIVWGHAVSKDLIHWLYLPIAMVPDQWYDVNGVITGSATFLDDGSIVMLYTGITGEFVQVQNLAYPEDPSDPLLLKWVKFSGNPILLPPPGIGAKDFRDPTTAWKTSAGKWRIVIGSKINRTGVSLVYDTTDFKTYELLDTLLHQVPNTGEWECVDFYPVSKTEAIGLDTSVKGRDVKHVVKASMDDTRMDLYAIGTYFDSNATWIPDNPSIDVGISTALRYDYGTFYASKTFYDQNKGRRVLWGFTIESDTVAADQQKGWASVQTIPRTVVLDTKTGKNLILWPVEEIESLRLSSKRFNMTVGPGTVVPVDVGSASQLDIEAEFVIKKDDLEINLGDNSAVGYDEDFSCEANGGSTVRGALGPFGFSVLADQSLSEHTPVYFYVTKGKDSKLKTFFCTDNLRSTMANDVVTSIYGSLVPVLKGEKLTMRILVDHSMIEGFGQGGRTCITSRAYPTKAIYGATKLFLFNNAIDASVTASFTVWQMISAFLHPYFADDL is encoded by the exons atgGCTAGCTCCGAAGCTCTCCTCTTGCCCGTAACCTACCCACAAGATCCACTATCCAAATCAAGATCTGACCGGATCCCCGAGACCAGCCGGAGAAGACCCATCAAAGTACTTATCGCCGTCTTTTCCAGTTTGATCTTGATAGCTTTGTACGTTGCTCTCACCGACACACACGAAGGTTCCAATGATGAAACAGCGACGGAGTCACGTGCTAGTTTGGCCGGTGTATCGGAGAAGGACAACGAACGGTTTTGGAGAGTTTCTGGTCGGAAAAGGGAAACGTTCCCGTGGAATGATACTATGTTGTCGTGGCAACACACGGTGTTTCATTTCCAGCCTGAGAAACATTGGATGAACg GTCCGTTGTTCTATAAGGGATGGTACCATTTCTTCTACCAACACAACCCATATGGAACCGTATGGGGTAACATTGTTTGGGGTCACGCCGTGTCAAAGGACCTTATTCACTGGCTTTACCTCCCAATAGCCATGGTTCCTGACCAATGGTACGACGTTAATGGCGTTATAACCGGTTCAGCCACTTTCCTTGATGATGGCTCCATTGTCATGCTCTACACCGGTATCACGGGCGAATTTGTACAG GTTCAAAACCTTGCTTATCCTGAGGACCCTAGCGACCCCCTTTTGTTGAAATGGGTTAAGTTCTCCGGCAACCCGATTCTGTTACCTCCTCCAGGTATTGGCGCAAAGGACTTCCGTGACCCGACAACGGCATGGAAAACATCAGCCGGAAAATGGCGGATCGTCATCGGCTCCAAAATCAATAGAACTGGAGTGTCTCTTGTTTACGACACTACAGATTTCAAAACCTACGAGCTACTTGATACCTTGCTGCACCAAGTCCCCAACACCGGAGAGTGGGAGTGCGTTGACTTTTACCCGGTGTCGAAGACTGAAGCCATTGGGCTTGACACTTCAGTCAAGGGACGAGACGTGAAGCATGTCGTGAAGGCTAGCATGGACGATACTAGAATGGACCTTTATGCCATTGGAACGTATTTTGATTCAAACGCTACATGGATCCCAGATAACCCTTCTATCGATGTCGGAATTAGTACCGCTTTGAGATACGATTACGGGACATTTTATGCATCAAAGACGTTTTACGATCAAAATAAGGGACGCAGAGTCTTATGGGGTTTCACCATTGAATCTGACACTGTAGCTGCTGATCAACAGAAGGGTTGGGCTTCTGTTCAG ACCATTCCAAGAACTGTTGTTTTGGACACGAAGACAGGGAAGAACCTAATCCTATGGCCAGTTGAGGAAATTGAATCACTGAGACTGAGCAGCAAGAGATTCAACATGACGGTTGGACCAGGGACGGTGGTCCCGGTTGATGTGGGCTCTGCCTCTCAGCTAGATATAGAGGCCGAGTTCGTGATCAAGAAGGATGATCTCGAAATAAACCTTGGAGACAACTCCGCGGTGGGCTACGACGAGGACTTTAGCTGCGAAGCCAATGGAGGCTCCACCGTGCGTGGGGCTTTAGGACCTTTCGGATTCTCTGTTCTCGCTGACCAAAGCTTGTCGGAACACACACCGGTTTACTTTTACGTGACTAAAggaaaagattcaaaactcaaaactttctTCTGCACTGATAACTTAAG GTCGACCATGGCAAACGATGTAGTGACATCGATCTATGGGAGTTTAGTACCCGTCCTAAAAGGAGAGAAATTGACCATGAGAAtcttg GTGGACCATTCGATGATAGAAGGATTCGGACAAGGTGGAAGAACATGTATTACCTCAAGAGCATATCCGACAAAAGCCATCTATGGAGCTACAAAACTCTTCTTGTTCAATAACGCTATTGATGCGTCCGTTACGGCGTCGTTTACGGTCTGGCAAATGATCAGTGCTTTTCTACATCCTTACTTCGCAGACGATCTTTGA
- the LOC104714602 gene encoding acid beta-fructofuranosidase 3, vacuolar-like isoform X1 yields MASSEALLLPVTYPQDPLSKSRSDRIPETSRRRPIKVLIAVFSSLILIALYVALTDTHEGSNDETATESRASLAGVSEKDNERFWRVSGRKRETFPWNDTMLSWQHTVFHFQPEKHWMNDPNGPLFYKGWYHFFYQHNPYGTVWGNIVWGHAVSKDLIHWLYLPIAMVPDQWYDVNGVITGSATFLDDGSIVMLYTGITGEFVQVQNLAYPEDPSDPLLLKWVKFSGNPILLPPPGIGAKDFRDPTTAWKTSAGKWRIVIGSKINRTGVSLVYDTTDFKTYELLDTLLHQVPNTGEWECVDFYPVSKTEAIGLDTSVKGRDVKHVVKASMDDTRMDLYAIGTYFDSNATWIPDNPSIDVGISTALRYDYGTFYASKTFYDQNKGRRVLWGFTIESDTVAADQQKGWASVQTIPRTVVLDTKTGKNLILWPVEEIESLRLSSKRFNMTVGPGTVVPVDVGSASQLDIEAEFVIKKDDLEINLGDNSAVGYDEDFSCEANGGSTVRGALGPFGFSVLADQSLSEHTPVYFYVTKGKDSKLKTFFCTDNLRSTMANDVVTSIYGSLVPVLKGEKLTMRILVDHSMIEGFGQGGRTCITSRAYPTKAIYGATKLFLFNNAIDASVTASFTVWQMISAFLHPYFADDL; encoded by the exons atgGCTAGCTCCGAAGCTCTCCTCTTGCCCGTAACCTACCCACAAGATCCACTATCCAAATCAAGATCTGACCGGATCCCCGAGACCAGCCGGAGAAGACCCATCAAAGTACTTATCGCCGTCTTTTCCAGTTTGATCTTGATAGCTTTGTACGTTGCTCTCACCGACACACACGAAGGTTCCAATGATGAAACAGCGACGGAGTCACGTGCTAGTTTGGCCGGTGTATCGGAGAAGGACAACGAACGGTTTTGGAGAGTTTCTGGTCGGAAAAGGGAAACGTTCCCGTGGAATGATACTATGTTGTCGTGGCAACACACGGTGTTTCATTTCCAGCCTGAGAAACATTGGATGAACg ATCCTAATG GTCCGTTGTTCTATAAGGGATGGTACCATTTCTTCTACCAACACAACCCATATGGAACCGTATGGGGTAACATTGTTTGGGGTCACGCCGTGTCAAAGGACCTTATTCACTGGCTTTACCTCCCAATAGCCATGGTTCCTGACCAATGGTACGACGTTAATGGCGTTATAACCGGTTCAGCCACTTTCCTTGATGATGGCTCCATTGTCATGCTCTACACCGGTATCACGGGCGAATTTGTACAG GTTCAAAACCTTGCTTATCCTGAGGACCCTAGCGACCCCCTTTTGTTGAAATGGGTTAAGTTCTCCGGCAACCCGATTCTGTTACCTCCTCCAGGTATTGGCGCAAAGGACTTCCGTGACCCGACAACGGCATGGAAAACATCAGCCGGAAAATGGCGGATCGTCATCGGCTCCAAAATCAATAGAACTGGAGTGTCTCTTGTTTACGACACTACAGATTTCAAAACCTACGAGCTACTTGATACCTTGCTGCACCAAGTCCCCAACACCGGAGAGTGGGAGTGCGTTGACTTTTACCCGGTGTCGAAGACTGAAGCCATTGGGCTTGACACTTCAGTCAAGGGACGAGACGTGAAGCATGTCGTGAAGGCTAGCATGGACGATACTAGAATGGACCTTTATGCCATTGGAACGTATTTTGATTCAAACGCTACATGGATCCCAGATAACCCTTCTATCGATGTCGGAATTAGTACCGCTTTGAGATACGATTACGGGACATTTTATGCATCAAAGACGTTTTACGATCAAAATAAGGGACGCAGAGTCTTATGGGGTTTCACCATTGAATCTGACACTGTAGCTGCTGATCAACAGAAGGGTTGGGCTTCTGTTCAG ACCATTCCAAGAACTGTTGTTTTGGACACGAAGACAGGGAAGAACCTAATCCTATGGCCAGTTGAGGAAATTGAATCACTGAGACTGAGCAGCAAGAGATTCAACATGACGGTTGGACCAGGGACGGTGGTCCCGGTTGATGTGGGCTCTGCCTCTCAGCTAGATATAGAGGCCGAGTTCGTGATCAAGAAGGATGATCTCGAAATAAACCTTGGAGACAACTCCGCGGTGGGCTACGACGAGGACTTTAGCTGCGAAGCCAATGGAGGCTCCACCGTGCGTGGGGCTTTAGGACCTTTCGGATTCTCTGTTCTCGCTGACCAAAGCTTGTCGGAACACACACCGGTTTACTTTTACGTGACTAAAggaaaagattcaaaactcaaaactttctTCTGCACTGATAACTTAAG GTCGACCATGGCAAACGATGTAGTGACATCGATCTATGGGAGTTTAGTACCCGTCCTAAAAGGAGAGAAATTGACCATGAGAAtcttg GTGGACCATTCGATGATAGAAGGATTCGGACAAGGTGGAAGAACATGTATTACCTCAAGAGCATATCCGACAAAAGCCATCTATGGAGCTACAAAACTCTTCTTGTTCAATAACGCTATTGATGCGTCCGTTACGGCGTCGTTTACGGTCTGGCAAATGATCAGTGCTTTTCTACATCCTTACTTCGCAGACGATCTTTGA
- the LOC104714605 gene encoding LOW QUALITY PROTEIN: pentatricopeptide repeat-containing protein At1g62670, mitochondrial-like (The sequence of the model RefSeq protein was modified relative to this genomic sequence to represent the inferred CDS: substituted 1 base at 1 genomic stop codon), with protein sequence MVKSRPLPSIIDFSKLLSAIAKMNKYDVVISFGEQMQKLGISHNHYTYSILINCFCRRSQISLALAILGKMMKLGYEPSIVTLSSLVNGFCHGKRVSGAVALVDQMVAMGYQPNTVTFTTLIHGLFLHNKASXAVALVDRMVVKGCQPNLVTYGVVVNGLCKRGDIDLALHLLKKMEQGKLEADVIIYNTVIDGLCKYKHVDDALNLFNEMEKKGIRANVVTYNSLISCLCNYGRWNEASQLLRDMIDRKISPSVVTFSALIDAFAKEGKLLEAEKLYEEMIKRSIDPTIYTFSSLINGFCMHDRLNEAKQMFSLMVSKDCLPNIVTYNTLINGFCKCKRVDDAMEVFREMSQRGLVGNTVTYTTLIQGFFQANDCEKAQLVFKQMNNDGVPPNIMTYNILLDGLCNHRKLEKALVVFDYMQKSKLELNIVTFNIMIEGMCKAGKVEDGWDLFCTLSLKGVKPDVITYNTMISGFCRKGLKEEAGALFNKMKEDGPLPNSGAYNTLIRAHLRDGDKAASAELIREMRRCGFVGDASTFGLVTDMLFDGRLDKSFLEMLS encoded by the coding sequence ATGGTCAAGTCTCGTCCTTTGCCTTCAATTATCGATTTTAGTAAATTGTTGAGTGCCATTGCCAAAATGAACAAGTATGATGTTGTCATCTCCTTTGGGGAGCAGATGCAGAAGTTGGGAATTTCTCATAATCACTATACTTACAGCATTTTGATTAACTGTTTTTGTCGAcgctctcaaatctctcttgcTTTAGCTATTCTTGGCAAGATGATGAAACTCGGCTATGAGCCTAGCATTGTCACGCTTTCTTCTCTTGTCAATGGTTTCTGTCATGGTAAACGGGTTTCTGGTGCGGTAGCTTTGGTTGATCAGATGGTGGCAATGGGATATCAACCTAATACAGTCACATTTACAACTCTGATTCATGGGCTTTTTCTCCACAACAAAGCTTCTTAAGCCGTAGCTTTAGTTGACCGAATGGTTGTAAAAGGTTGTCAACCAAATCTGGTTACTTACGGTGTGGTAGTAAATGGATTATGTAAGAGAGGTGACATTGATTTGGCTTTACATCTTCTCAAGAAAATGGAACAAGGAAAATTAGAGGCTGATGTTATAATCTACAACACAGTCATTGATGGTCTCTGCAAATACAAACATGTGGACGATGCTCTAAACCTTTTCAAcgaaatggagaagaaaggaaTTAGAGCCAATGTTGTGACCTACAACTCCCTCATAAGTTGCCTTTGTAATTACGGAAGATGGAATGAAGCCTCTCAACTACTTAGAGATATGATTGACAGGAAAATCAGTCCTAGTGTAGTCACTTTTAGCGCATTGATCGATGCGTTTGCGAAAGAAgggaagcttctagaagctgAGAAATTGTACGAAGAGATGATCAAAAGGTCTATAGATCCTACTATTTACACGTTCAGTTCATTGATCAACGGGTTTTGCATGCACGATCGTCTAAACGAGGCTAAGCAGATGTTTTCTTTGATGGTTAGCAAGGATTGCCTCCCAAACATAGTGACATATAATACTCTTATAAATGGATTTTGCAAGTGTAAAAGGGTAGATGATGCTATGGAAGTCTTCCGTGAGATGTCTCAGAGAGGGTTGGTTGGCAACACAGTCACTTACACCACTCTTATCCAAGGATTTTTTCAAGCTAATGATTGTGAAAAGGCCCAATTGGTATTCAAACAGATGAATAATGATGGTGTGCCTCCCAATATCATGACATACAACATTTTGTTAGATGGACTTTGTAATCATAGGAAGCTAGAGAAAGCATTGGTGGTATTCGATTATATGCAAAAGAGTAAACTGGAACTTAATATCGTCACATTTAATATTATGATTGAAGGGATGTGCAAGGCTGGGAAGGTGGAAGATGGGTGGGATCTATTTTGTACCCTCAGCCTTAAAGGAGTGAAACCTGATGTTATAACCTACAACACAATGATCTCAGGATTTTGTAGGAAAGGTTTAAAGGAGGAAGCAGGTGCCTTGttcaataaaatgaaagaagacGGACCTCTTCCAAATAGCGGTGCATATAATACGCTGATCAGGGCACATCTTAGAGATGGTGACAAAGCAGCATCAGCGGAACTCATCAGAGAAATGAGGCGTTGCGGGTTTGTTGGAGATGCTTCAACTTTTGGCTTGGTCACAGATATGTTGTTTGATGGGAGATTGGACAAAAGCTTCTTGGAAATGCTTTCTTAA